In one window of Pseudomonas chlororaphis subsp. chlororaphis DNA:
- a CDS encoding SdiA-regulated domain-containing protein, producing the protein MRRLAYPKPLFLLLCFIVLVLLGIAGQHHRYFERLWFNWRVMSQPANTDAIGLDGYRVTLEAQKIEGLDDVSALTYDPVRKSLFTVTNKNAELIELSLDGRILRRIALTGFGDPEAVEFISADTYVITDERQQRLIKIHLEEDTVFLDAADAEQMTLGVHMSGNKGFEGLAYDSVGKRLFVAKERDPMLIYEVKGFPHYDPEKSYAVHVVNNPKRDAGLFVRDLSSLQYDERTGHLLALSDESWLVLELDVDGRPLSTMSLRKGRQGLQATVPQAEGIAMDDDGTLYLVSEPNLFYVFKKPAP; encoded by the coding sequence ATGCGTCGACTCGCCTATCCCAAACCGCTGTTCCTCCTCCTGTGTTTTATCGTGCTGGTGCTGCTGGGCATTGCCGGGCAGCACCACCGCTACTTCGAGCGCCTGTGGTTCAACTGGCGGGTCATGTCGCAGCCGGCCAACACCGATGCCATTGGCCTGGATGGCTATCGGGTGACTCTCGAAGCACAAAAGATCGAAGGCCTGGATGACGTCTCGGCGCTGACCTACGACCCGGTGCGCAAAAGCCTGTTCACCGTGACCAACAAGAATGCCGAGCTGATCGAGCTGTCGCTCGACGGGCGCATCCTGCGGCGTATCGCCCTGACCGGGTTTGGCGACCCGGAAGCGGTCGAGTTCATCAGCGCCGACACCTATGTGATCACCGACGAGCGCCAGCAGCGGCTGATCAAGATCCATCTGGAGGAGGACACGGTGTTCCTCGACGCGGCGGACGCCGAGCAGATGACCCTGGGTGTGCACATGAGCGGCAACAAGGGCTTCGAGGGCCTGGCCTACGATTCGGTGGGCAAGCGCCTGTTCGTCGCCAAGGAACGTGACCCGATGCTGATCTACGAGGTCAAGGGGTTCCCGCATTACGACCCGGAGAAGTCCTACGCGGTGCATGTGGTCAACAACCCCAAGCGCGATGCCGGGTTGTTCGTGCGTGACCTGTCCAGCCTGCAATACGACGAGCGCACCGGGCATCTGCTGGCGCTGTCGGATGAGTCGTGGCTGGTGCTGGAACTGGACGTGGATGGTCGGCCCCTGAGCACCATGTCGCTGCGCAAGGGCCGGCAAGGCTTGCAGGCCACGGTGCCGCAGGCCGAAGGCATTGCCATGGACGACGACGGTACCCTGTACCTGGTCAGTGAGCCGAACCTGTTCTACGTCTTCAAGAAGCCCGCCCCGTAA